GTACCGCCGTCGCCGCCGCGGTGACCGGGGTTCCGCTCGAAGCCGGTGCCGCGATGTCGTGCTGCTGCCGGTCCACTCCGCGCTCCTTCCGGGGTTGCTGCCGGCGTGATTATCCTGCCCGCCGCGGAGGCGACGGCGCGGGGACTCGCGTCGGGCCCGACAGACGAGGGCGGGTCACCCGGGAGCCCGGGTCGACCCGCCCTCGTGGTCAGAGCCGCTCGATGATGGTGACGTTGGCGGTGCCGCCGCCCTCGCACATGGTCTGCAGACCGTAGCGGCCGCCGGTGCGCTCCAGCGTGTTCAGCATGGTGGCGAACAGCTTCGCGCCGGTCGCGCCGAGCGGGTGGCCGAGCGCGATCGCGCCGCCGCACGGGTTGACCTTGGCGTGGTCAGCGCCGATCTCCTTCATCCAGGCCATCACCACCGGCGCGAACGCCTCGTTGATCTCGACGGTGTCGATGTCGTCGATGGTCAGACCGGTCTTCTCGAACGCGTACTTGGTCGCCGGGATCGGGCCGGTCAGCATGAACACCGGATCGGCGCCGCGCGCGCTGATGTGGTGGATGCGCGCCCGCGGCTTGAGGCCGTGCTCCTTGACCGCCTTCTCCGAGGCCAGCAGCACCGCGCTGGCGCCGTCGGAGATCTGGCTGGCCATCGCCGCGGTCAGCCGGCCACCCTCACGCAGCGGCTGCAGCGCGGCCATCTTCTCCAGCGAGGTGTCGCGCGGACCCTCATCGGTGACGAAGCCGTTGACCGGGATGATCTCGTTCTCGAAATATCCGGCGCGGATCGCCTCCTTGGCCCGCTCATGGCTGACCAGCGAGTACTGCTCCATCTCCTCGCGGGAGATGCTCCACTTCTCGGCGATCATCTCCGCGCCGCGGAACTGGGAGATCTCCTGGTCGCCGTAGCGCTGCAGCCAGCTCTTCGACTCGTTGGTCGGCGAGGTGAAGCCGAACTGCTCACCCACCGTCATCGCCGACGAGATCGGGATCTGGCTCATGTTCTGCATGCCACCGGCCACGATCAGGTCGGCGGTGCCGGACATGATCGCCTGGGCGCCAAAGGAAATCGCCTGCTGGCTGGATCCGCACTGGCGGTCCACGGTGACGCCGGGCACCTCCTCCGGGAATCCGGCGGCCAGCCAGGACAGCCGGGCGATGTTGCCGGCCTGCCCACCGATCGCGTCGACGCAGCCGGCAATGACGTCGTCGACCGCGACCGGGTCGACGTCGACCCGGTCGAACAGGCCGCGCCAGGCGGCCGCGCCGAGATCGACCGGGTGCACCCCGGCCAGCGAACCGTTGCGCTTGCCGACGGCGGTGCGCACGGCGTCGATGACATAGGCCTCTGAGATCGCAGCCATTTCAATCCTTCTCTCTTGTGATGCCACCAAGAACGATAGCCAGATAGTGCCGACCGACCTCCTCGGCCGTCAGCGGCCCGCCGGGTTGGTACCAGCGGACCGAAACCCAGGTGGTGTCGCGGATGAGCCGGTAGGTCAGGTCGACGTTCATGTCGGGACGGAAGTAGCCCGCCTCGATGCCCTGGTTGAGCACATCCACCCACATCTTGCGCTGTTCGCGGTTGCGTTCCTCGATATAGGCGAACCGCGGTTGGGACGACAGCCGTTTGGCCTCGTCCTGATAGATCACCACCTGGGCGTGCCGGTGTTCGATGGCCTCGAACGAGGCCATGAACAGACCCTTGAACCGCTCCAGCGGGTTCGGTTCGGTGTCGACGATCTCGCGGTAGCGGGCGAACAACCAGTCCAGAAACCCGCGCAGCACCTCGTCGACCATCTCCTCCTTGGAGGAGAAGTGGTGATAGAGGCTGCCGGACAGGATGCCGGCCGAATCCGCGATGTCGCGGACCGTGGTGGCCTTCAGGCCACGTTCGGCGAACATCCGCGCGGCGAGCTCGAGCAGCTCCTCGCGACGGGTGGGCGGTTGGGCGCTCATGGGTGCTGGCTCGACACCGAGATCACTTCGCCGGTCAGGTAGCTGGAGTAGTCGCTGGCCAGGAACGCGACGGTGGCCGCGACCTCCCACGGTTCGGCGGCGCGGCCGAACGCCTCCTGGTGCGCCAGCTTGTCGAGCAGCTCTGCCGAGCTGGTCTTCTCCAGGAACTTGTGCCGGGCGATGCTGGGCGACACCGCGTTGATGCGCACGCCGTACTCGACCGCCTCGATCGCGCTGCACCGGGTCAGCGCCATCACCCCGGCCTTGGCCGCGGCGTAGTGCGACTGGGAGTGCTGTGCGCGCCAACCCAACACGCTCGCGTTGTTGACGATCACCCCGCCGTGGCCGGCGTCGCGGAAGTACCGCAGCGCCGCCCGGGTGGCCCGCATCACCGAGTTCAGCGACACGTCGATGACCCGGTCCCACTCCTCGTCGGTCATGTCGATGACCGGGGTCTGCCCGCCCAGCCCCGCGTTGTTGACCAACACGTCGATCCGGCCCATCTTCTCGGCCGCGGTGGCGATCAACGCGTCGACCTGCGCGGTGGAGGTGACATCGCAGACCACGCTCTCCACCCGGCCCAGGCCGAGACCGGCGAGCTGCTCACGGGTCTCGCCCAGCCGCCGCTCGTGGTGGTCGGAGACCACCACGGACGCACCCTCGAGGAGGGCGCGGCGGGCGACCGCCGAGCCGATGCCGGTGCCGGCGGCCGCGGTGACCACCACGACCTTGCCGGTCAGCAGGCCGTGACCGTCGATCTCCTGCGGAGGTATGGAAAGATTCGTCGTCACCCTTTTGGTTCCCTCGGTAGGCCGAGCACCCGCTCGGCGATGATGTTGCGCTGAATCTCGTTGGAGCCGCCGTAGATCGTGTCGGCCCGCGAGAACAGGAACAGTCGCTGCCACTGGTCGAACTCGCCGTCGGTCAGCACCAGCCCGGACTTGCCGGCCACCTCCATCGCGATCTCACCGAGTTCGCGATGCCAGTTGGCCCACAACAGTTTCGACACGTTGTCCTGGCCGGGCTGTTCGACGTCCATGGTGGCCAGCGCGTACTCCCGCATGGTCCGCAGGCCCACCCAGGACCGGGTCAGCCGTTCGCGGATGATCGGGTCGTCGATGGCGCCGGTCCGCTTGGCCAGCTCCACCACGCCCTCGAGTTCGCGCCGGTAGACGATCTGCTGGCCCAGCGTGGACACCCCGCGCTCGTAGGTCAGCGTGCCCATCGCCACCCGCCAGCCGTCGCCGGGCTTGCCGACCACCATCGAGGCGGGGGTGCGGGCGTCGGTGAAGAACACCTCGTTGAACTCCGAGTCGCCGGTCAGCTGCACGATCGGGCGGATCTCGACGCCGGGCTGGTCCAGCGGGACCAGCAGATACGACAGCCCCTGATGACGCTTGGAGCCCTTCTCGGTGCGGGCCACCACGAAGCACCACTGCGCCCAGTGCGCCAGCGACGTCCACACCTTCTGCCCGTTGATCACCCACTCGTCGCCGACCAGCTCGGCGGTGGTGGACACGTTGGCGAGGTCGCTGCCCGCACCCGGCTCGGAGTACCCCTGGCACCACAACTCGGTGACATCGCGGATCTTGGGCAGGAAGCGCTGCTGCTGCTCGGGGGTGCCGTAGTCGATCAGCGTCGGCCCGAGCAGCTCCTCACCGAAGTGGTTGACCTTGGCGGGGGCGTTGGCCAGCGCGTACTCCTCGTAGAAGGCCACCCGGTGGGCCACCGACAGCCCGCGGCCGCCGTGTTCGATCGGCCAGCCGAGGCAGGTCAGCCCGGCCTCGGCCAGCTTGCGGTTCCACGCCAACCGTTCCTCGAAGGCCTCGTGCTCGCGGCCTGGCCCGCCGAGTCCCTTGAGCTTTGCGAACTCGCCGACGAGGTTCTCGGCGAGCCACTCGCGGACCTCGGCCCTGAACTCCTGGACCTCTATCACCCCTGTAGGCTAACCTACCAAGCACTTGCTTTGTTAGAGGAGCATCCACGATGACCGATCCGAGGACCATTCCCGGGGTCCTGGACCGGATAGCCGACCGGTTTTCCGAGCACGACGCGCTGGTCACCGCCGATCGGCGGTTGACCTTCGCCGAGTTGCGCGCCGAGGTCCGCCGGGCCGCTGCGGCGTTGATCGACCTGGGGGTCGACCCCGGCGATCGGGTGGCGATCTGGTCGCCCAACACCTGGCACTGGGTGGTGGCCTGCCTGGCCATCCACCATGCCGGTGCGATCCTGGTGCCCCTCAACACCCGCTACACCGTCAGCGAGGCCGCCGACATCCTGGCGCGCACCGGCGCACCGGTGCTGTTCGCCTCGGGTGAGTTCCTCGGCTCGGACAAGGCCGCCGCCGTCGAGCGCGCCGCGCTGCCGCAACTGCGCCACATCGTGCGGGTGCCGGTGGAGAAGGCCGACGGCACCTGGGACGAATTCATGGCCCGCGGAACCGATCTCGACGCCGTCGCGGCCCGTGCCGACGCGGTGCGCCCCGACGACGTGGCCGACATCCTGTTCACCTCCGGCACCACCGGGCGCAGCAAGGGCGCGTTGTGCGCACACCGCCAGTCGCTGGACGCCTCGGCCGCCTGGGCCGAGTGCGGGCAGCTGTCGGAGGCCGACCGCTATCTGTGCATCAACCCGTTCTTCCACAACTTCGGGTACAAGGCCGGCATCCTGGCCTGCCTGCAGACCGGGGCGACGCTCTACCCGCAGCTGACCTTCGACCCCGAGCGGGCCATGGCCGCGGTGCAGGAGCACCGCATCACCGTGCTGCCCGGGCCGCCCACGATCTACCAGATGATCCTCGATCACCCGAAACGCGCCGACTACGACCTGAGTTCGCTGCGGTTCGCGGTGACCGGCGCCGCGGTGGTGCCGGTGGTGCTGATCGAGCGGATGCAGTCCGAGCTCGATATCGACATCGTGCTGACCGCCTACGGGCTGACCGAGGCCAGCGGGTTCGGCACCATGTGCCGCCCGGACGACGACGCGGTCACCGTGGCCACCACCTGCGGACGGCCGATCGCCGGTTTCGAGCTGCGCATCGACAACCCGGCCGAGGACGGCACCGGGGAGGTGCTGCTGCGCGGGCCGAACGTGATGCTGGGCTATCTCGACGATCCGGAGGCCACCGCCGCGGCGATCGACGCCGACGGCTGGTTGCACACCGGCGACGTCGGGCGGGTCGACGAGCGCGGCTATCTGCAGATCACCGACCGGCTCAAGGACATGTACATCTGCGGCGGGTTCAATGTGTACCCCGCCGAGGTGGAGCAGGTGCTGTCCCGGCTCGACGGGGTGGCCGACGTCGCGGTGATCGGGGTGCCCGACGAGCGGCTGGGCGAGGTCGGCAAGGCCTTCATCGTCCCCAAACCGGGCGCCACCCTCACCGAGGACGCGGTCATCGCCTATGCGCGTCAGCATCTGGCGAACTTCAAGGCGCCGCGTTCGGTGGAGTTCCTCGACGAGCTGCCCCGAAATGCGGGCGGCAAGGTGGTCAAACCGCAGTTGCGGGAAAGGGCACGTAATTCCTGATGGACCTCAATTTCGACGACGCCACCTTGGAGTTCCAGGCCGAGGTGCGCGAGTTCCTGCAGAAGAACCGCGACAGGTTCCCCACCAAGTCCTACGACACCGCCGAGGGTTTCGCCCAGCACCGGCAGTGGGACCGGGTGCTCTACGACGCCGGTCTGTCGGTGATCACCTGGCCGAAGCGCTACGGCGGCCGCGAGGCCACCCTGCTGCAGTGGGTGGTGTTCGAGGAGGAGTACTTCCGGGCCGGAGCGCCGGGACGGGCCAGCGCCAACGGCATCTCGATGCTCGCGCCCACCCTGTTCGCGCACGGCACCCAGGAGCAGCTCGACCGAGTGCTGCCGAAAATGGCCACCGGCGAGGAGATCTGGGCGCAGGCCTGGTCGGAGCCGGAATCCGGCTCCGACCTGGCGTCGCTGCGGTCGACGGCGACCAGGACCGACGGCGGCTGGTTGCTCAACGGCCAGAAGATCTGGAGCTCGCGAGCGGTGTTCGGGGACAGGGCGTTCGGCCTGTTCCGCTCCGACCCCGAGGCCGAGCGGCACCGCGGGCTGACCTACTTCATGTTCGACCTGCACGCCCCCGGCGTGACGGTGCGGCCGATCGAACAGCTCGACGGGACAACAGGTTTCGGAGAGATCTTCCTCGACAACGTGTTCGTGCCGGACAACGACGTGATCGGCGAGGTGCACGAGGGCTGGCGGGCCGCGATGAGCACGTCGAGCAATGAGCGCGGCATGTCGTTGCGCAGCCCGGGCCGGTTCCTGGCTCCGGCGGAACGGCTGGTGGCTCTGTGGAAGTCGAATCCGGACCCGGCGTACGCGAGCCGGGTGGCCGACGCGTGGATCAAGGCCCAGGCCTACCGGCTGCACACCTTCGGCACGGTGACCCGGCTGTCCAACGGTGGCGAGTTGGGCGCCGAATCGTCGGTGACCAAGGTGTTCTGGTCCGACCTCGACGTCGCGATCCATCAGACGGCGCTGGAACTCCAGGGCGCCGACGCGGAACTGACCGACAGCTGGACCGACGGCTTGTTGTTCGCGTTGGGCGGGCCGATCTATGCCGGCACCAACGAGATCCAACGCAACATCATCGCCGAACGGCTGCTGGGCCTTCCCCGAAAGTAGACACATGTATTTCGAGCTTGACGAACAGCAGCGCGATTTCGCCGCGAGCATCGACGCCGCCCTCGCCGCCGCCGACCTGCCGTCGGCGGTACGGGCCTGGTCGGGTGGCGACACCGGGCCGGGCCGCAAGATCTGGTCGCAGCTGGCCGAGCTGGGTGTGACCGCGCTGATGGTGCCGGAGCGCTTCGACGGCATCGACGCGCATCCGGTCGACCTGGTGGTCGCCGCCGAACGCCTCGGCCGCTGGTGTGTGCCCGGGCCGGTGGCCGAATCCATCGCGGTGGCACCGATTCTGCTGGCCGACGACGAGCGCGCCGGCGAGCTGGCCGCGGGCGAGCTGATCGCCACGGTCGCGCTGCCGCCCCAGGTGCCGCGCGCGGTCGACGCCGACTTCGCCGGTCTGGTGCTGCTCGCCGACGGCGGCCAGGTGCGCGACGCGTCCGCCGGTGCGGCGCATCAGTCGGTCGACCCGAGCCGCAAGCTGTTCGACGTCGACGCAACCGGATCCGGCCGGCCCGCCGATGTGGCGCGCGCCTACGAGTTCGGGGTGCTGGCCACCGCCGCCCAGCTGGTCGGCGCCGGACAGCGGATGCTCGACATGGCGGTCGAGTACGCCAAACAGCGCACCCAGTTCGGCAAGCCGATCGGCAGCTATCAGGCCATCAAACACAAGCTCGCCGACGTGCACATCGCGCTGGAACTGGCCCGTCCGCTGCTGTACGGGGCGGCGCTGTCGCTGGCCGACGGGTCCCCCGACGCCGCCCGCGACGTGAGCGCCGCGAAGGTCGCGGCATCGGAGGCCGCGCTGCTGTCGGCGCGGTCGGCGTTGCAGACCCACGGCGCGATCGGCTTCACCGCCGAACACGACCTGTCGCTGTGGCTGCTGCGGGTGCAGGCGCTGCACTCGGCCTGGGGGGAAACGAATCTGCACCGACGCCGCGTGTTGGAGGCCCTGCCATGAGCCCTGCCATGACCGACGAACGTCAGCTGCTGCGCGAGACCGTCGCCGCACTGGTGGACAAGCACGCCGGCTCGGAGGCGGTGCGGGCGGCGATGGCCTCCGAGCGCGGCTACGACCCGGCGTTGTGGGCGCTGTTGTGCGAACAGGTCGGCGCGGCGGCGCTGGTGGTGCCGGAGGACCTGGGCGGGGCCGGCGGTGAGCTTGCCGACGCCGCGGTGGTGCTCGAGGAGCTGGGCAAGGCGCTGGCGCCCACCCCGCTGCTGGGCACCACGCTGGCCGAACTGGCGCTGCTGGCCGCCGATGAGCCGGACACCGACGC
The window above is part of the Mycolicibacterium hassiacum DSM 44199 genome. Proteins encoded here:
- the fadA6 gene encoding steroid 3-ketoacyl-CoA thiolase FadA6, encoding MSEAYVIDAVRTAVGKRNGSLAGVHPVDLGAAAWRGLFDRVDVDPVAVDDVIAGCVDAIGGQAGNIARLSWLAAGFPEEVPGVTVDRQCGSSQQAISFGAQAIMSGTADLIVAGGMQNMSQIPISSAMTVGEQFGFTSPTNESKSWLQRYGDQEISQFRGAEMIAEKWSISREEMEQYSLVSHERAKEAIRAGYFENEIIPVNGFVTDEGPRDTSLEKMAALQPLREGGRLTAAMASQISDGASAVLLASEKAVKEHGLKPRARIHHISARGADPVFMLTGPIPATKYAFEKTGLTIDDIDTVEINEAFAPVVMAWMKEIGADHAKVNPCGGAIALGHPLGATGAKLFATMLNTLERTGGRYGLQTMCEGGGTANVTIIERL
- the kstR2 gene encoding TetR family transcriptional regulator KstR2, with amino-acid sequence MSAQPPTRREELLELAARMFAERGLKATTVRDIADSAGILSGSLYHHFSSKEEMVDEVLRGFLDWLFARYREIVDTEPNPLERFKGLFMASFEAIEHRHAQVVIYQDEAKRLSSQPRFAYIEERNREQRKMWVDVLNQGIEAGYFRPDMNVDLTYRLIRDTTWVSVRWYQPGGPLTAEEVGRHYLAIVLGGITREKD
- the ipdF gene encoding (5R,7aS)-5-hydroxy-7a-methyl-1-oxo-2,3,5,6,7,7a-hexahydro-1H-indene-carboxyl-CoA reductase codes for the protein MTTNLSIPPQEIDGHGLLTGKVVVVTAAAGTGIGSAVARRALLEGASVVVSDHHERRLGETREQLAGLGLGRVESVVCDVTSTAQVDALIATAAEKMGRIDVLVNNAGLGGQTPVIDMTDEEWDRVIDVSLNSVMRATRAALRYFRDAGHGGVIVNNASVLGWRAQHSQSHYAAAKAGVMALTRCSAIEAVEYGVRINAVSPSIARHKFLEKTSSAELLDKLAHQEAFGRAAEPWEVAATVAFLASDYSSYLTGEVISVSSQHP
- the ipdE1 gene encoding acyl-CoA dehydrogenase IpdE1; amino-acid sequence: MIEVQEFRAEVREWLAENLVGEFAKLKGLGGPGREHEAFEERLAWNRKLAEAGLTCLGWPIEHGGRGLSVAHRVAFYEEYALANAPAKVNHFGEELLGPTLIDYGTPEQQQRFLPKIRDVTELWCQGYSEPGAGSDLANVSTTAELVGDEWVINGQKVWTSLAHWAQWCFVVARTEKGSKRHQGLSYLLVPLDQPGVEIRPIVQLTGDSEFNEVFFTDARTPASMVVGKPGDGWRVAMGTLTYERGVSTLGQQIVYRRELEGVVELAKRTGAIDDPIIRERLTRSWVGLRTMREYALATMDVEQPGQDNVSKLLWANWHRELGEIAMEVAGKSGLVLTDGEFDQWQRLFLFSRADTIYGGSNEIQRNIIAERVLGLPREPKG
- the fadD3 gene encoding 3-((3aS,4S,7aS)-7a-methyl-1,5-dioxo-octahydro-1H-inden-4-yl)propanoate--CoA ligase FadD3; translated protein: MTDPRTIPGVLDRIADRFSEHDALVTADRRLTFAELRAEVRRAAAALIDLGVDPGDRVAIWSPNTWHWVVACLAIHHAGAILVPLNTRYTVSEAADILARTGAPVLFASGEFLGSDKAAAVERAALPQLRHIVRVPVEKADGTWDEFMARGTDLDAVAARADAVRPDDVADILFTSGTTGRSKGALCAHRQSLDASAAWAECGQLSEADRYLCINPFFHNFGYKAGILACLQTGATLYPQLTFDPERAMAAVQEHRITVLPGPPTIYQMILDHPKRADYDLSSLRFAVTGAAVVPVVLIERMQSELDIDIVLTAYGLTEASGFGTMCRPDDDAVTVATTCGRPIAGFELRIDNPAEDGTGEVLLRGPNVMLGYLDDPEATAAAIDADGWLHTGDVGRVDERGYLQITDRLKDMYICGGFNVYPAEVEQVLSRLDGVADVAVIGVPDERLGEVGKAFIVPKPGATLTEDAVIAYARQHLANFKAPRSVEFLDELPRNAGGKVVKPQLRERARNS
- a CDS encoding acyl-CoA dehydrogenase family protein: MDLNFDDATLEFQAEVREFLQKNRDRFPTKSYDTAEGFAQHRQWDRVLYDAGLSVITWPKRYGGREATLLQWVVFEEEYFRAGAPGRASANGISMLAPTLFAHGTQEQLDRVLPKMATGEEIWAQAWSEPESGSDLASLRSTATRTDGGWLLNGQKIWSSRAVFGDRAFGLFRSDPEAERHRGLTYFMFDLHAPGVTVRPIEQLDGTTGFGEIFLDNVFVPDNDVIGEVHEGWRAAMSTSSNERGMSLRSPGRFLAPAERLVALWKSNPDPAYASRVADAWIKAQAYRLHTFGTVTRLSNGGELGAESSVTKVFWSDLDVAIHQTALELQGADAELTDSWTDGLLFALGGPIYAGTNEIQRNIIAERLLGLPRK
- a CDS encoding acyl-CoA dehydrogenase family protein is translated as MYFELDEQQRDFAASIDAALAAADLPSAVRAWSGGDTGPGRKIWSQLAELGVTALMVPERFDGIDAHPVDLVVAAERLGRWCVPGPVAESIAVAPILLADDERAGELAAGELIATVALPPQVPRAVDADFAGLVLLADGGQVRDASAGAAHQSVDPSRKLFDVDATGSGRPADVARAYEFGVLATAAQLVGAGQRMLDMAVEYAKQRTQFGKPIGSYQAIKHKLADVHIALELARPLLYGAALSLADGSPDAARDVSAAKVAASEAALLSARSALQTHGAIGFTAEHDLSLWLLRVQALHSAWGETNLHRRRVLEALP